The sequence GCGGTTTAGAACTAGTTTGGTTCCGCGATCGCCTAGATGCATACATGGTACATATCCAAGGTTCCGCCCAAATTAAACTCACAAACGGTAGAACTACCTCCGTTGGTTATGCAGGCGGCACAGATTATCCTTGGACAAGTATCGGTAGAGAACTGGCAAAAGATGGTAAGCTGGCGCAAAACAAATTAACGCTACCAGGTGTTGTGCAATTTTTCCAACAAAATCCCAAAGAGTTAAACAATTATCTTCCCCGTTGGGAACGGTTTGTGTTCTTCAAAGAAACAAACGGTACACAAGCCACAGGTAGTATTCATGTGCCGGTGACTGCAGAGCGTTCCATCGCCACAGACAAGTCTCTCATGCCTCCAGGCGCCCTTGCCTTAGTTAATACTTCTTTACCTTATCCTGCCCGCCCTGGCAAACTAGAATATCGTCAAGTCAGCCGCTTTGTACTAGATCAAGATACAGGTAGCGCCATCAAAGGGCCGGGAAGAGTAGATTACTTCATGGGTACCGGTAAATTAGCAGGTGATCGCGCCGGTGTCACAGGCGGTAACGGTTCGTTGTATTATTTACTGCTGAAGGAATAGCGGTTAGGGGCTAGGGAATAGGGGTTATACCATTTCACGAAATTCTTGATACACATCACTTTTATCGCTCCCCCTGCCTCAAGAGCTTCCCCTGCTTCCCTATGTGTATCAGTTAGGGGCTAGGGGAGGATTTTACCATGCCCCGTGCCCCATCCTAATACGGCGGATATGCAAAATCGTCTTCATCTGCGTAAACGTAAGAATTAGAAACCCCCGCCATTTCTAATTTAGGCGTTTCTATTTTCACTGTTTCCTTACCAAACTCTTTGTGTTCTTCAAAAGCTTTGCAGATAATTGCAGATTCCTGGGAGTCGGAAGCAATCAAATATTGAGTTAAAGTCCCGACGGTGGGATGTTTGAAGTTGACGGTAGAAGCAACCAAAACTGTATTTGGTTCGATACCCCGTTCTTCACACTCAATTATCGGCGAAAAAATCCCGTGGGCGTGGAACAGCGGCCCTTTCGGTGTCAAAGGTTGCTTACGATATCCAGCATAAGTCTTTTCTAATTCGGCAACAAAGCCACCAGTGACTTTGCCTTGTTGAAATTCACAATAAGATTTACTGAAACTCGCTCCAGCAGCACCATTGAGAGTTAACTGCAGTGGTAAATCGTGTAGAAATTTTTTGTTTTCTCCGACTATAAAAATTAAGTAGCGAGTGAAGGTTTTAAATTTCAGCTTGTCTGCGAGAAAAGCATCATAATTATCTTTTAGTGTACCTAACTTAATACCAGTTTCCCTGTCTTTGACAGATAATGGCCCCCGGCGCACGATCACTAAGCTAGGTGAGGTACTCATGAATACCGTTTCATTACCAGAGCTAAACTCATGTTCTATTTGCTGCCAATTTTCATCAGGCTGAAAACCAACAGCATTCGCATTATCCAGTTTAATCGCTAAACCGTGGGGTTGGAGTCCATCTGCGCCATACCGAGGATTAATCATCTGACACCAGGGGATGACTTTATAAGGGGGTGCATTAAATTTCTCGTCCTCAAAGTCGAACTTAGCAGATGCTTTCATCTTTTTCGGCTATCAAAAGTGTTTCGTTAAACAAGTGTATCTGTGTGGAGAGGATTTGCAACGCTGATTTTGGGGTAATTTTCCGAGCAAGGGCACAATTAGCCGATGTTGTAATACTTACAGCTATTCACATATTCACAAAAATTTTGAGAGAGTGATCAGCGATCGCAATTAGGAGCTAATACTTTTGTACCACTCTTTTGGGAAATCAGACACATTCTCCAGCAGATTTTAACACCCACTTGTCTGTTACTGGCAAATCTAGGCTTAAACCCCGCACAAGTACAGTTAATTTCAGGTTTTATTGATACTTACCTGAAGTTAAACGACCGAGAGAAAGCCGCCTTTGAAGCACAACTTGCTAGCATTGAACCAAGACAGGAGGAACAAGTCATGGAAATTGTTACTAGCTGGATGCAAGAAGGTATTGAACGAGGACTAGTTCAGGGAAGACAGCAGGGAGAATTAGCACTGATTAAGCGCCTGCTAAATCGCCGCTTTGGTTCCCTAACTCCCCAGTTACAGGAAAGGATTCAGAGTTTATCTGTAGCTGAGTTGGAGGATTTGGGTGAAGCGTTGTTGGATTTTTCTACTGTTGCTGATTTAGAAGCTTGGTTGAGTGATAGGTAGCGATCGCTTTGATCAACTTGAGTAGGCGAGCGCTACCCAGCAGATTGATTCAATATATCCTCAATTCCATTTTGCACACGTACTAATTGCGAACGCTGCTGATCAATCCAGGCTTTCTCAGCTTGTCGTTGTTTGGGTGTTTCCTGCTGATATCGCGCCTGTCGTTCTAGAAAGTCATTGTAGAATGCGATCGCCTGTTCAATTCTTTGAGTAGCTAATCTAATTAATTCATCAAACATTACAACAACTATCTTCTCCAACCTGATAGCAACTTCCTCATAGCACTTAGTAAACTGTTCCATACTGATCCCTAAAACTCCCTGTTTTGCTAAGGTGTCAGCGGCATTTCTAATAGAATCAATCAAATCTTTAACATTAACAGATAATATATATATAATATTCCCTCTAATCGCTCTTTCAACTAGATGAACAATTGACTGAATAAGGGAATTGAACTGAGGTTTAATTTCTGTTTTTCGTTGTTCATCTAGCTGGTCAACACATACTTGAATAAATGATATTTGTGGCTGAATTTCTTGCTCAAGTATTAAGGCTGTACTCTGCATTAAGCTAGATTGTGTTTCTTCTAACGGGACTTAAGCAAAAAAAGAGAGCAAAAGAGGTTATAATGCAGATATAGCATAGGTTTCACGTTAAAATAAGCCTGATGAAAGAGACAACTCCCACAGCCATGCCCCCATGCTTTGAAAAATGGTGTCAAAGGTTTGATGATGTATTTAATCATCAAGCGCAAAAAAGGGAGTTCAGACATTATTTAGGGGGATTATTGGGGGAAAGTGAGAGAAAAAACCTGTTACAGATGGCAGGAAACGCCATAGGGGTGAATTACCATAGATTACACCACTTTTTAACAGATGCACCTTGGTCGGCTAAAAAGCTGAATGAAAGACGCTTGGAGGTAATGAACAAGTGTAGTCAAACTAGAATTAATCGGGGATTTAGCTTGATAATTGATGATTCAGGGCATAGGAAAAGTGGTAACTTGACTGAAGGAGTTGGAAGACAATATATTGGAGAAATCGGTAAGACTGATAATGGAATAGTAGTGGTAACAAGTCATTTATATGATGGCAGAAAAAGCCTACCATTAGATATAGAGTTATATCAGCACGCTGATTCATTACCACAGGGGAAACAAGACCCATTATTTGAGAAGAAAACCGAGATAGCAATTAAGTTAATAGACCAAACAAGAGAGCGAGGATATCAACCAGGAATAGTAATTGTAGATGCGGGATATGGTAACAATACATCATTCCTATTAGAACTAGAAAAGCGAAACTTAAAGTATTTAGGAGGAGTAGCCAAAAATCGGAAAGTCACAATTAGTAACCAAGGAAATTATCAACAAACAATCAGGCTAGATGAATTAGCACAGACGTTGCCCCAAGAAGCTTTTAGCGAAATTAAACTCAAATTAGATAAATCCCGAACAGTGTGGGTAGCAACAAGACTTGTAGAGATATCACGTCTAGAGGGACAGCGAAGTATAGCTATCGTGATGAATGCTGATACTTTCTCAAATGCCACTGATATCGACTATTTTATCACTAATGTTTCTACATCTGTTGTCACTCCAGAATGGATAGTCAACACCTATTCTCAACGAAATTGGGTGGAAGTTTTCTATCGAGAAGCCAAAGGCTTTCTCGGATTAAAAGAATATCAAGTCCGAGATAAAACTAGTCTCATACGACATTTTATCCTGGTTTTTTGTGCCTATACTTTTATTCTTTGGCATCAGCTGACTGGGGGTTTGAGACGTAGGTGGGCAACTAAACCTTTGAACACTTTTACTGATGCTTTAGAAGCGTTTAGAACAGCGATTTCTTTCCGTTTTTTTGAATGGCTAACCATTAATCGTGACGTATTTGCCTCTCATAAAGCCAGTTTCGGCTTTATTTGGGCTTAATTTTTGTTTAAGTCCCGCTAATTGAAAATTTACTTCTGACTGTAAATTTTTAATTAAATCGTCTTTTTCAAAAATATTTAATGAAGTTTTGGGTTTGTTTGTGTTGCTATAAAAGCTGCTATTTTCTAGTCTAGCCATCCTTTTATACCAAGATTTTTTTACTTGTTTCACAGTCTCGGATTTATATTCATTCCCTAGACGACGCAATCTCAACACACGACCACTTAAATCACCAACTTCTTCCCATATTTCAGATGTCGCTATTTGATCAATCCTTTGTTTGCTATGCCAAATATCTTCAGCCTGTGATAAATCATTAAAACAGCCTTGAACTAGATTATTGAGCCTACTGGCAGATTGTTGAATTTCTTTAACACATGGTTCAACTGTTTTATTGAGTTTGCTAGCAGATTCCTTTATTTCTTGGGAAATTTCATCAACTCTCAAAATTTCATCTATAGATTTACTGATATTTTGTAATTCCTTAAAAGATTCGTTCATACTGCACCTTTAAATAATCTGCGACAAAGTTTGAATCGTGTCGAAGTCAACTTAAAATAGTTTTTGAATTTTTCCACCTACTATTCTTATTCCTATTACAGTATTCCCAAATTTCGTCATTAGTAACATGTTCCGAAAAAATACGGTTATTTTTGGTGATTACAAAAGCTAGGCTGAGAAAAATTATCTTTTGATCAAGTGATAATATGCTGTTTGTATTTGCTCCCGTAATACAGGCTGGGATTAAGTCTGGGGTTTATGAAATTGTTCGTAATACAGCAACAGGACAATTATTGGGTATAGCCAGAGATAAAGTAACTGGTAAATTTGTAGCTCACGCGGTTGGTATTGCAAGTGAAGCAATAGGAGTTCCGCTAAATACCGTATTTGCTCCCGCACAGCTAGTCATGGGTGGCTTGCAAATGCTTCAAACTCATTTGGGGTTTCAAAAAACCTACAAAATGCTTGAAACCTTACAAAACAGTGTGGGAGTTTTACAAGCAACTACATCTGTAATTGGTGTTGGTACTGTAGCAGTGGGAGTGCTGTCAGCAGTAAACCTTTACCAAACTATGAAACTTAGGGAAGATGTAAAGCAACTGAGATTAGAAGTTCAAGATGGATTTATTAATCTAAAACAAGCTTTAAGAGACCAGGGAGCAGAAATTATTCAACGGATTAACCAAGTTGCTGAAGATATTAAATTTGAGAATCATCGCTTAGTCTTAATTCAAGCCTATGGTCAATTTCAAGAAGCATTAATGTTAATTAAAACGGCTCTGTTATGTAAAGACCAAAATATCAAAAATGATACTCTGGGAGGTGCAAGGCTGATATTGACTAATGCTTTGGCAAATTATAATAATCCGCACTTGTTAGACAAAACCTCTGCGGCTGGACACCTTCGCAGAGTAGAATGTGCTTGGTCAATTGAGCAGGCGATCGCTTTAACTTTCCAATTGCAAAATCAGTCAGCAGCTGTGAGCGATCGCCTTTCTTACCTCCAACACAAAATTCGTCAAGATTGCCTAACTGTTATTGAGAAATGTGAATCTGAGGAAGAACTAGATTTTATCTTCCCGGAAATTCTCTGTATTCGCAATAATGATTTAGCTGTGTTGGAATCATGGCAAAATCATGTTGATTGGATACAAACTTTATCAGCAGATGAACGGCAACTTTTAGCCAGTTCGCATATTCAGTCTGCTAATGTTGAGGAGAATAAGCAAGAAGTAGCTGTTGTGTCTGAGCCAGAAGAATTAGCATTTTATGAAAATTTAAAACAAAAATCTCATTATTTATCTCTGCGCGATCAGCTTATATTTATGATTAAACCTGATTTACGTAGACAACACGAATCTTATATTAATCAGCAAGCATTAAAATTTGGCTATCAAGGATTTGCTCCCTCAAATTGGCAAAAAATACCAGATTTAACAGTTGGTAATCTTTATTGGTATTTTAAGGTTAAAGATAAATCAAACGTATAATCAGACTAAAGTATACTTACTTGATTTGTAAAAATTGCATGGCTTCAGATCCCCGACTTATTCAAGAAGTCGGGGATCTAGTTATTCATAAATGATTTAGGAGTTATGTATTAAAATTTTAATCAGCAACTAACCCAGGCATAATGCTTAAGTCATAATAAAAGCAGTGTCTTATCCTACTCAAATTATCTATGAGTAACCTACAAACAAAATTACCAACTGACACTTGGATAGCAGCTACTTGGGATGAATATATTCAAGTAATTGAAAATTCTGCTTATGAAAAAGCCAAAGGGTACTACAAAAACAATAAAATGAGGATTGAAATGCCACCCATAGGTAATGACCACGCTAGCGACCACACAATTGTTATCCTTGCTGCTAGTAATTATGCGGCTATCAAAGGTATTGCGATGAATGGAAAGGATAACTGTACCTACCGTAAAACTGGCTTTAACGATGCACAGCCTGATGTTTCTTATTACATTGGTGAAAATGCTGATGTGATTCCTTGGGGGACTTCTATTATTAACCTAGATACCTATTCATCCCCAAATTTGGTGATTGAAGTTGCGA is a genomic window of Fortiea contorta PCC 7126 containing:
- a CDS encoding DUF5895 domain-containing protein, which gives rise to MKASAKFDFEDEKFNAPPYKVIPWCQMINPRYGADGLQPHGLAIKLDNANAVGFQPDENWQQIEHEFSSGNETVFMSTSPSLVIVRRGPLSVKDRETGIKLGTLKDNYDAFLADKLKFKTFTRYLIFIVGENKKFLHDLPLQLTLNGAAGASFSKSYCEFQQGKVTGGFVAELEKTYAGYRKQPLTPKGPLFHAHGIFSPIIECEERGIEPNTVLVASTVNFKHPTVGTLTQYLIASDSQESAIICKAFEEHKEFGKETVKIETPKLEMAGVSNSYVYADEDDFAYPPY
- a CDS encoding Uma2 family endonuclease, which translates into the protein MSNLQTKLPTDTWIAATWDEYIQVIENSAYEKAKGYYKNNKMRIEMPPIGNDHASDHTIVILAASNYAAIKGIAMNGKDNCTYRKTGFNDAQPDVSYYIGENADVIPWGTSIINLDTYSSPNLVIEVASTSLADDKGEKRLLYEELGVDEYWIIDVQNVQVIAFAMENGGSRRITQSQVLPGLAISLLEEAFRRTRQMNQSQVVAWLLAQFQQ
- a CDS encoding IS701 family transposase — its product is MKETTPTAMPPCFEKWCQRFDDVFNHQAQKREFRHYLGGLLGESERKNLLQMAGNAIGVNYHRLHHFLTDAPWSAKKLNERRLEVMNKCSQTRINRGFSLIIDDSGHRKSGNLTEGVGRQYIGEIGKTDNGIVVVTSHLYDGRKSLPLDIELYQHADSLPQGKQDPLFEKKTEIAIKLIDQTRERGYQPGIVIVDAGYGNNTSFLLELEKRNLKYLGGVAKNRKVTISNQGNYQQTIRLDELAQTLPQEAFSEIKLKLDKSRTVWVATRLVEISRLEGQRSIAIVMNADTFSNATDIDYFITNVSTSVVTPEWIVNTYSQRNWVEVFYREAKGFLGLKEYQVRDKTSLIRHFILVFCAYTFILWHQLTGGLRRRWATKPLNTFTDALEAFRTAISFRFFEWLTINRDVFASHKASFGFIWA
- a CDS encoding DUF4351 domain-containing protein, coding for MEIVTSWMQEGIERGLVQGRQQGELALIKRLLNRRFGSLTPQLQERIQSLSVAELEDLGEALLDFSTVADLEAWLSDR